A section of the Budorcas taxicolor isolate Tak-1 chromosome 17, Takin1.1, whole genome shotgun sequence genome encodes:
- the TANGO2 gene encoding transport and Golgi organization protein 2 homolog, which yields MCIVFFKFDPRPASKNAYRLILAANRDEFYHRPARAADFWGSNNEVLSGLDMEEGKEGGTWLGISTRGKLAALTNYLQPRLNHDARGRGELVAQFLTSDMDSLSYLKKVSAEGHLYNGFNLIAGDLSAEKGDVICYYGNRGEREPVVLAPGTYGLSNALLETPWRKLCFGKQLFLEAVERGRELPREALVAQLLDVLSNDEAQLPDPAIEAQGREYVRPILSKYAAVCVRCPDYGTRTNTVILVDADGHVTFTERSMLGSDPTLWEAVTHEFRLQS from the exons ATGTGCATCGTCTTCTTCAAGTTCGACCCTCGCCCTGCTTCCAAAAATGCGTACAG GCTCATCCTGGCCGCCAACAGGGACGAGTTCTACCACCGGCCCGCCAGGGCCGCGGACTTCTGGGGGAGCAACAACGAGGTCCTCAGCG GGCTGGACATGGAGGAAGGCAAGGAGGGCGGCACATGGCTGGGCATCAGCACGCGGGGCAAGCTGGCCGCGCTCACCAACTACTTGCAGCCGCGGCTGAACCATGATGCCCGGGGCCGAG GTGAGCTCGTGGCCCAGttcctgacctcggacatggacAGCTTGTCCTACCTGAAGAAGGTCTCGGCCGAGGGCCATCTGTACAATGGCTTCAACCTCATCGCGGGCGACCTGAG CGCAGAGAAGGGAGACGTCATTTGCTACTATGGAAACCGGGGGGAGCGGGAGCCTGTCGTCCTGGCGCCAG GGACCTATGGGCTGAGTAACGCGCTGCTGGAGACGCCCTGGAGAAAGCTGTGCTTCGGGAAGCAGCTCTTCCTGGAGGCCGTGGAGCGGGGCCGGGAGCTCCCCAGGGAGGCACTGGTGGCCCAGCTCCTAGATGTGCTCAGCAACGACGAGGC GCAGCTGCCAGACCCGGCCATCGAGGCCCAGGGCAGGGAGTACGTGCGGCCCATCCTCAGCAAGTACGCGGCCGTGTGTGTGCGCTGCCCGGACTACGGCACCAG GACCAACACGGTCATCCTCGTGGATGCCGATGGGCACGTGACCTTCACGGAGCGCAGCATGCTGGGCTCGGACCCCACCCTCTGGGAGGCCGTTACCCATGAGTTCCGGCTGCAGAGCTAG